The following coding sequences lie in one Rutidosis leptorrhynchoides isolate AG116_Rl617_1_P2 chromosome 4, CSIRO_AGI_Rlap_v1, whole genome shotgun sequence genomic window:
- the LOC139842257 gene encoding uncharacterized protein, whose protein sequence is MLGSLDCMHSAWKNCPYRYKGHYTRGDHGYPTIMLEVVASYDLWIWHAYFGPAGSNNDINVLNRSDLFNDLLQDTTPPCIFSVSECNFNKCYYLTDGIYPEWATLVKSFKSPPTPEAAKFKRFQEVARKDTERAFGVLQGRWTIIKNSCRQFYVERIRRIMRTCVILHNMIIEDNGRAMCDLEENYNLACRPRRSIKERVQAHIHANKELRDSTIHHLLRQKLIEHIWNLSANFRIRHVPQVGPSSTTANDDQDEDQDEEEDEDDEENEDEDDECDEDDE, encoded by the coding sequence ATGTTAGGTAGTCTAGATTGCATGCATTCGGCATGGAAAAATTGCCCATATAGATACAAAGGTCATTATACAAGAGGAGATCACGGATACCCAACAATCATGTTAGAAGTGGTTGCATCATATGACTTATGGATTTGGCACGCTTACTTTGGACCCGCCGGTTCAAACAACGACATAAATGTGCTTAATCGATCTGATTTATTTAACGATCTACTTCAAGACACGACACCTCCGTGTATTTTTTCGGTTAGTGAGTGTAATttcaataaatgttattatttaaccGATGGGATATATCCTGAATGGGCGACTTtggttaagtctttcaaaagtccaCCTACCCCTGAAGCAGCAAAATTTAAGAGGTTTCAAGAAGTTGCCCGAAAAGATACTGAACGGGCTTTCGGAGTGCTTCAAGGTCGTTGGACAATAATTAAAAACTCTTGCCGACAATTCTATGTTGAAAGAATCCGAAGAATTATGCGCACTTGTGTTATATTACATAATATGATCATCGAGGACAACGGAAGGGCAATGTGTGACCTTGAAGAAAATTATAATCTCGCTTGTCGTCCAAGAAGATCCATTAAGGAAAGGGTTCAAGCGCACATTCACGCTAATAAAGAATTGCGAGATTCGACCATTCACCATCTTCTACGACAAAAGCTCATCGAACACATTTGGAATCTTTCGGCGAATTTTCGTATCCGACACGTACCACAAGTGGGACCTTCCAGTACAACCGCCAATGATGACCAAGACGAAGACCAAGACGAAGAGGAAGACGAAGACGACGAAGAGAACGAAGACGAGGACGACGaatgtgatgaagatgatgagtag